AGGTACCGGCGCGCGCAGTGCGACCAGCGCGGTGCAGGTAGGCCTTGTGTTCCGCTGGTGGATCGACGTGGACAACCAGTGATACATCATCGACATCAATGCCTCGCGCTGCGATGTCGGTGGCTACTAAAACGGGGATGGATCCGTCCGCAAATCCTGCGAGAGCATTCGTGCGAGTATTTTGCCCCTTATCGCCGTGAATGCCCACTGCGTTGACACCCACACGGCGTAGTTTTTTCACCTGTCGATCCACGCCATGTTTGGTGCGCATGAACATGATGGTTTTACCTTCACGTGCGCCAATACGCAGAACGACGCTATTGCGGGGATCGCGTCCACCCACCAACAGGCGGTAGTGCTCCATGGTGTCCACGGCAGCTTGAACAGGTGCGGTGGAGTGTGTGACCGGGTTGTGCAGAAAACGATCAACCAGCTTGGATACATCACCGTCAAGGGTTGCAGAAAACAGCAGGCGCTGACCGTCGGCAGGAGTCAAGTCCATAAGTTTGCGCACCTGGGGCAAAAAGCCCATGTCGGCCATCTGATCAGCCTCATCGAGAGCAGTAACCGTCACCTCTGACAGCGACAGCTTCTTTTGATTGATGAGGTCTTGCGCGCGCCCCGGAGTGGCCACGAGGATATCCACGGGGGAAGCAAGCGCAGTGATATTGCGGTTGATGTTCACACCACCCACAACTTCGAGGACACGCAGTCCCATGACACGGGCGGGGTCATCGAGGCGTTCGCGCACCTGGGCTGCGAGTTCACGGGTGGGAACAAGGATTAGCCCGCGAGGACGTCCGGGTTTGGACGAGCCTGAGCGAGCCAAGCGGGTGATCATGGGCAGTCCGAAGGTGAACGTCTTGCCGGATCCGGTAGGTCCGCGTCCAAGGACATCTTTGCCAGCGAGCGCATCGGGGATGGCCGCTTCTTGGATGGGGAAGGCATCGACGATGTCCTGTCGGCGAAGTTCCCGCACGATTTCGTCGGGAAGCTTGAGTTCTGAAAATGTAGTCATTGCTAGTTAACCTTAGTCGCACCAAGGCCAGCGTCGAAAAGCAAAAAATGCTTTTCGACGCCCAAACGCAAAAACTCCCCGCACGCGGGGAGTTTTCCGGGAATGTTTAAGCTTCCACCTCGGAGCGGTCGCCGGACCACTCGGTGTGGAAGGAGCCATCCTTGTCGATGCGCTTGTAGGTGTGCGCACCGAAGAAGTCGCGCTGTCCCTGGATCAGAGCAGCTGGCAGACGCTCTGCGCGCAGGCTGTCGTAGTAAGACAGGGAAGAAGCAAACACTGGGATTGGCAGGCCAAGCTGGGTAGCGGTGACAATCACACGGCGCCAAGAATCGATGAGGTCACCGAGCTCGCTCTTGAAGTAAGGATCGAGCAGCAGGGACTCAAGTTCAGCGTTTGCATCGTATGCTTCGACAATGCGGTTGAGGAACTTAGCGCGAATGATGCAGCCTCCGCGCCAGATGGTAGCCAGGTCGCGAGGATCCACGTTCCAGTTGTTCTCTTCGGAGCCAGCCTTGATCTCATCGAAGCCCTGTGCGTAAGCAACGAGCTTGGATGCGTACAGTGCACGGCGAACATCTTCGACGAACTGTGCCTTGTCCACGCCAAGTGCTTCCAGGTCGGTGAGGATACCTGCAGGCAGGTTGCCCTGGGCTGCAGCGCGCTGGCTGGTTGCACCGGAGAGTGCACGTGCGAACACTGCCTCGCCGATGCCGGTGGTAGCAATACCCAGATCCAGAGCAGCCTTGACGGTCCAGCGACCGGTGCCCTTCTGGCCTGCAGCGTCCACGATGACGTCGATCAGTGGCTTGCCGGTTTCAGCATCCACCTGGGAGAGGACCTCTGCGGTGAT
The window above is part of the Corynebacterium deserti GIMN1.010 genome. Proteins encoded here:
- a CDS encoding DEAD/DEAH box helicase, translating into MTTFSELKLPDEIVRELRRQDIVDAFPIQEAAIPDALAGKDVLGRGPTGSGKTFTFGLPMITRLARSGSSKPGRPRGLILVPTRELAAQVRERLDDPARVMGLRVLEVVGGVNINRNITALASPVDILVATPGRAQDLINQKKLSLSEVTVTALDEADQMADMGFLPQVRKLMDLTPADGQRLLFSATLDGDVSKLVDRFLHNPVTHSTAPVQAAVDTMEHYRLLVGGRDPRNSVVLRIGAREGKTIMFMRTKHGVDRQVKKLRRVGVNAVGIHGDKGQNTRTNALAGFADGSIPVLVATDIAARGIDVDDVSLVVHVDPPAEHKAYLHRAGRTARAGTSGTVVTLVMDDQIKEVRELFTKAGVDAKEVEVNENSPELAKITGARRPSGTALPAPGAQQPKREQKNSNNRSDQGGFNRNRHRGGRGKTGGRGNTSRTNPRRQTSKKDGPKG
- the gndA gene encoding NADP-dependent phosphogluconate dehydrogenase; translation: MTNGENLAQIGVVGLAVMGSNLARNFARNGHTVAVYNRSTEKTDKLIADHGSEGNFIPSATVEEFVASLEKPRRAIIMVQAGNATDAVINQLADAMDEGDIIIDGGNALYTDTIRREKDISARGLHFVGAGISGGEEGALNGPSIMPGGPAKSYESLGPLLESIAANVDGTPCVTHIGPDGAGHFVKMVHNGIEYADMQVIGEAYHLLRYAAGMQPAEIAEVFKEWNAGDLDSYLIEITAEVLSQVDAETGKPLIDVIVDAAGQKGTGRWTVKAALDLGIATTGIGEAVFARALSGATSQRAAAQGNLPAGILTDLEALGVDKAQFVEDVRRALYASKLVAYAQGFDEIKAGSEENNWNVDPRDLATIWRGGCIIRAKFLNRIVEAYDANAELESLLLDPYFKSELGDLIDSWRRVIVTATQLGLPIPVFASSLSYYDSLRAERLPAALIQGQRDFFGAHTYKRIDKDGSFHTEWSGDRSEVEA